In Bacteroidia bacterium, one DNA window encodes the following:
- a CDS encoding DUF4293 domain-containing protein, whose product MIQRKQTLYLLIASLFAFVYLFTNPAISEVVGRMKGSDKIETLKISYRTTEFVSADNTVQVVNSSNSYLIFTLSIIGVFGLAAIFLFNKRKLQLRFASYLFMFDLLLFFMIYYHTNLGVKVFENSEIHWQIAAFMPLILPVLHFLALRGIVHDIKLLKSVDRLR is encoded by the coding sequence ATGATTCAAAGAAAACAGACCCTCTACTTATTAATTGCAAGTCTATTTGCTTTCGTTTATCTTTTTACTAACCCTGCCATATCAGAAGTGGTTGGCAGAATGAAAGGCAGTGATAAAATTGAAACGCTCAAAATTAGCTACCGAACTACTGAGTTTGTCAGTGCTGACAATACCGTTCAAGTGGTTAACAGCAGCAACAGCTATTTGATTTTTACTCTTTCTATCATTGGTGTATTTGGATTAGCTGCAATTTTTCTGTTCAATAAACGTAAACTTCAATTGCGATTTGCATCCTATCTGTTTATGTTTGATTTGTTGTTGTTTTTTATGATTTATTATCATACCAATCTGGGTGTAAAAGTGTTTGAAAATTCAGAAATACATTGGCAAATAGCAGCCTTTATGCCGCTGATACTGCCTGTATTACATTTTTTAGCCCTGCGAGGCATAGTCCATGACATTAAATTACTGAAATCTGTTGATCGACTTAGGTAA
- the mutL gene encoding DNA mismatch repair endonuclease MutL → MSDKINLLPETVANQIAAGEVVQRPSSVVKELLENAVDAGADFITLLIKDGGATLIQVIDNGSGMSHTDARMCWERHATSKIRKADDLYCIKTFGFRGEALASIASVARVEMYTKLKDVETGTHLVIEGGHIKKHEFTASPNGTNIAVKNLFFNIPARRNFLKSTSVETRHIIEEFSRAALSYPEIAFKFFNNEKEVLDMPASDSRSRIVSTLGKMKHSDLLNLNEHTDLVTVTGYVGKPEIAKKIRGEQYLYVNNRFIKSAYLHHAIRSAYENLIPVDTQPLYVVFLQIDPARIDVNVSPSKTEIKFEDERVLYSIVNAAVKKALGSSMLIPELKTTFASPSIPPISYSPEPKINPRYNPFQTEQYSQKKRVTGWENIFQPLTPENEPSPIQPQTPDLFKSHITETVVDAVFQFEDTLVVKALGELYLINILLARERIWYERYLKSIEKHNAVTQQLLFPKTLEFSTSDAEILSGVLDEIRGIGFDIGEFGKNTFIINGLPADLPKGNEQQFIEGLLENVKENRTKYKLTEKENVARSMAKNAAIFANKILNPHEQSLLASELFVCDFPRYCPFGRIVYVNLPREELNKQFKI, encoded by the coding sequence ATGAGTGATAAAATCAACCTGCTACCGGAGACCGTTGCTAATCAAATCGCTGCCGGAGAGGTAGTTCAACGTCCGTCCTCTGTTGTCAAAGAATTGCTTGAAAATGCAGTTGATGCAGGAGCCGATTTCATAACCCTGCTAATCAAAGACGGAGGAGCGACACTCATTCAAGTCATAGATAACGGTTCGGGAATGAGCCACACAGATGCAAGGATGTGTTGGGAACGACATGCTACATCCAAAATAAGAAAAGCCGATGACCTATATTGTATCAAAACATTTGGATTCAGAGGAGAGGCTTTGGCTTCTATCGCTTCTGTTGCAAGGGTTGAAATGTATACCAAACTGAAAGATGTTGAAACAGGGACACATTTGGTTATAGAAGGAGGGCATATCAAAAAGCATGAATTTACTGCAAGCCCGAATGGAACCAACATTGCAGTCAAGAACTTGTTCTTTAATATCCCTGCAAGACGCAATTTCCTTAAATCCACATCAGTTGAAACTCGTCATATAATAGAAGAGTTTTCCCGTGCGGCACTTTCTTATCCCGAAATTGCTTTCAAGTTTTTTAACAATGAAAAAGAGGTACTTGACATGCCCGCTTCTGACAGCAGAAGTAGGATCGTGAGCACCTTAGGCAAAATGAAACACAGCGACCTTTTAAACTTGAATGAACATACAGATTTGGTAACGGTTACAGGCTATGTTGGCAAACCTGAAATTGCAAAAAAAATCAGAGGTGAGCAGTACCTTTATGTAAACAATCGCTTTATTAAAAGTGCATATTTACACCATGCCATACGTTCTGCTTATGAAAATCTTATTCCCGTTGACACACAACCGTTGTATGTAGTTTTTCTTCAAATTGACCCCGCCCGTATTGATGTAAACGTTTCACCTTCAAAAACTGAAATTAAGTTTGAAGACGAACGTGTTTTATATTCCATAGTAAATGCGGCAGTCAAGAAGGCGTTAGGCTCATCAATGTTAATACCTGAACTCAAGACAACTTTTGCTTCTCCAAGCATTCCTCCAATTTCATATTCACCGGAACCAAAGATAAATCCTCGCTACAATCCATTTCAAACAGAACAATATTCGCAGAAAAAGCGGGTAACAGGATGGGAGAATATTTTTCAGCCTTTGACTCCCGAAAACGAGCCATCTCCTATTCAACCTCAAACTCCGGACTTGTTCAAATCACACATAACCGAGACAGTGGTAGATGCTGTTTTCCAATTTGAAGACACACTCGTTGTGAAAGCATTGGGAGAATTGTATTTGATTAATATATTATTGGCACGCGAGAGAATTTGGTATGAACGCTACCTCAAGAGTATAGAGAAGCACAATGCCGTTACACAACAATTACTTTTTCCAAAAACCTTAGAATTTAGCACAAGCGATGCAGAAATACTATCCGGAGTGCTTGACGAAATTAGAGGCATTGGGTTTGACATCGGGGAATTTGGCAAAAACACTTTTATCATAAACGGACTCCCTGCAGACTTACCCAAAGGAAATGAACAGCAATTCATTGAAGGACTGCTTGAAAACGTGAAAGAAAACAGAACAAAATACAAACTCACCGAAAAAGAGAATGTTGCCAGAAGTATGGCAAAAAATGCAGCTATTTTTGCAAACAAAATTCTTAATCCACATGAACAAAGTTTGCTTGCTTCCGAATTATTTGTTTGCGATTTTCCTCGCTATTGCCCTTTTGGAAGGATTGTTTATGTGAATTTACCAAGAGAAGAATTGAACAAACAATTTAAAATATAA
- a CDS encoding glycosyltransferase family 2 protein, producing MVNNPKVAVVILNYSTRNWLEKFLPSVLATDYSNLEIVVADNASKDDSVEFIKTQYPQITLLQFHKNFGFTGGYNKALSLVEAEYFVLLNSDIEVESNWLKPLVILAESDKQIAAIQPVILDWKKKRHYEYAGAAGGFIDKYAYPFCRGRIFDTVEQIKEHYQQTQEVFWASGAGLFINAALFKEVGGLDNEFFAHMEEIDLCWRLKNKGYKIMVCAESQIYHVGGATLAMGHPRKTYLNFHNGLAMMAKNLPRKSLYFTLFMRLVLDHVAAYKFLFTGKVSHFFAVAKAHFRFITSLRHWTKQNHNHYQLKTVKGLYPRSIVLDYFLRGKKKFSDLEQF from the coding sequence ATGGTGAACAACCCCAAAGTAGCCGTTGTCATACTGAACTACAGTACACGTAATTGGTTAGAAAAATTCTTACCATCAGTATTAGCAACGGACTATTCAAACCTTGAGATAGTGGTGGCTGATAATGCATCCAAAGACGACAGTGTTGAGTTTATTAAAACACAGTACCCACAGATAACACTACTCCAATTTCACAAGAATTTCGGATTTACAGGGGGCTACAATAAAGCCTTATCGCTTGTAGAAGCAGAATATTTTGTACTGCTTAATTCTGATATAGAAGTAGAAAGCAACTGGCTCAAACCCTTAGTAATACTTGCTGAAAGCGACAAACAAATCGCTGCCATTCAACCCGTCATTCTTGATTGGAAAAAAAAGCGTCATTATGAATATGCCGGAGCAGCAGGCGGATTCATTGACAAATACGCATATCCTTTTTGCAGAGGGCGAATTTTTGACACAGTAGAACAAATCAAAGAACACTACCAACAAACACAAGAAGTTTTTTGGGCAAGTGGAGCCGGATTGTTTATCAACGCGGCATTATTTAAAGAAGTAGGAGGTTTAGACAATGAGTTTTTTGCACACATGGAAGAAATTGACTTATGTTGGCGACTCAAAAACAAAGGGTACAAAATCATGGTTTGTGCAGAATCACAAATCTACCATGTTGGTGGCGCAACATTAGCGATGGGACATCCTCGAAAAACTTACCTTAACTTTCATAACGGTTTGGCAATGATGGCAAAAAACTTACCGCGCAAGAGCCTGTATTTCACACTCTTTATGCGACTTGTATTAGACCATGTTGCTGCATACAAATTTCTATTTACAGGAAAAGTATCACATTTTTTTGCAGTTGCCAAAGCACATTTTCGGTTTATCACAAGTCTCAGACATTGGACAAAACAAAATCACAATCATTACCAACTCAAGACTGTCAAAGGTTTGTATCCTCGCAGCATAGTATTAGATTATTTTTTAAGAGGTAAAAAGAAATTCAGCGACTTAGAGCAGTTTTAA
- the rpsT gene encoding 30S ribosomal protein S20, producing MANIKSAIKRIRSNEAKRDLNKYQHKTARTFMKRLYKTESKPEALELMPKVFGMLDKLAKRNIIHKNKAANLKSGLSKHVNSLS from the coding sequence ATGGCAAATATTAAGTCAGCAATAAAAAGAATCAGATCTAACGAAGCTAAGAGAGACCTCAATAAGTATCAGCACAAAACTGCTCGTACTTTCATGAAAAGACTTTACAAAACAGAAAGCAAACCTGAAGCATTAGAATTAATGCCTAAAGTTTTTGGTATGTTAGATAAGTTAGCGAAGCGAAATATTATTCATAAAAACAAAGCGGCAAACCTTAAGAGTGGATTAAGCAAGCACGTTAACAGCTTGTCTTAG
- a CDS encoding RNA methyltransferase, with product MARKLKTVELNRLSVEEFKDAAKIPCVLVLDNIRSAYNVGSIFRTADGFLLEKIVLCGITPQPPHKEIYKTAIGAEQSVEWRYTKDIAYTLEELKAQGYFVAALEQTSDSVLLPQWQWKQGTKFALVLGNEVDGISDTAMPLCDAFIEIPQYGTKHSFNVAVAAGIFIWDMIKAITNEK from the coding sequence ATGGCCAGAAAACTTAAAACCGTAGAATTAAACCGATTGAGCGTTGAAGAGTTTAAAGACGCTGCTAAAATTCCTTGTGTCTTAGTGTTGGACAATATCCGAAGTGCCTATAATGTGGGTTCGATTTTTAGAACCGCAGATGGGTTTCTACTCGAAAAAATCGTCTTGTGTGGAATTACACCGCAACCCCCTCATAAAGAAATTTATAAAACTGCAATTGGTGCTGAACAAAGCGTGGAATGGCGCTACACAAAGGATATTGCTTATACATTGGAAGAGTTAAAAGCACAGGGATATTTTGTTGCTGCTTTAGAACAGACCTCTGACAGTGTGTTGTTGCCCCAATGGCAATGGAAGCAAGGTACAAAATTTGCCCTTGTGTTAGGCAATGAAGTGGATGGAATTTCGGATACTGCCATGCCTTTGTGTGATGCTTTTATTGAAATACCTCAGTATGGTACTAAACATTCGTTTAATGTTGCAGTAGCAGCCGGAATATTTATCTGGGACATGATTAAAGCTATTACTAATGAAAAATAA
- a CDS encoding glycine--tRNA ligase → MAVSNEDFFKQVIAHCKEYGFVFPSSEIYDGLSAVYDYGPRGVELKKNIREFWWQSMTRLHKNIVGIDAAIFMHPRVWKASGHVDGFSDPMLDNKDSKKRYRADQLIEEYIEKQEAKINKEVEKAAQRFGDTFDESMYRQTNNRVLEYQDKITHASTVLKEGLENNNLASIKALIEELNIVCPISGTCNWTDIRQFNLMYSTQMSATDGGEDTLYLRPETAQGIFVNFLNVQKTARMKIPFGIAQTGKAFRNEIVARQFIMRMKEFEQMEMQFFVRPGTELEWFQHWKEWRMKWHLALGGKQAHYRFHDHDKLAHYANAAVDIEYEYPFGFRELEGIHSRTDFDLSKHQEYSGKKIKYHDSELNESYTPYVVETSVGLDRLFLMTICENYKEEALENGESRIVLNLPPALAPIKAAIMPLVNKDGLPELAEKIYKQLHLDFACFIEEKDSIGKRYRRQDAIGTPFCITIDHDSLQDNAVTIRERSTMNQRRVAIDSLHQIIEAEVNMKNLLCKV, encoded by the coding sequence ATGGCGGTTTCAAATGAAGATTTTTTCAAACAAGTTATTGCACATTGCAAAGAATACGGATTTGTATTTCCCTCAAGCGAAATTTATGACGGACTTAGCGCTGTTTATGACTATGGTCCCAGAGGAGTAGAACTCAAAAAGAACATACGTGAATTTTGGTGGCAGAGTATGACACGACTACACAAAAACATTGTAGGGATTGATGCAGCCATTTTTATGCACCCAAGAGTATGGAAAGCCAGCGGACACGTGGACGGTTTTAGCGACCCCATGTTAGATAATAAAGATTCTAAAAAGAGATACCGTGCTGACCAACTGATTGAAGAGTATATTGAGAAACAAGAAGCAAAGATTAACAAAGAAGTAGAAAAAGCTGCCCAACGCTTTGGCGATACGTTTGACGAATCAATGTATAGACAAACTAACAACCGGGTATTAGAATATCAGGATAAGATAACACATGCAAGCACAGTGCTCAAAGAAGGGCTTGAAAACAACAATCTTGCAAGCATTAAAGCATTGATAGAAGAACTCAATATTGTATGCCCGATTTCAGGCACTTGTAACTGGACAGACATTCGTCAATTCAATCTTATGTATTCCACACAAATGTCTGCAACAGACGGTGGCGAAGACACTTTATATTTAAGACCGGAAACTGCGCAAGGTATTTTTGTAAATTTTCTCAATGTACAAAAGACTGCACGCATGAAGATACCTTTTGGAATTGCTCAAACCGGCAAAGCATTCAGAAATGAAATAGTTGCGCGCCAGTTTATCATGCGTATGAAAGAGTTTGAGCAAATGGAAATGCAATTTTTTGTTCGTCCCGGAACCGAATTAGAATGGTTTCAACACTGGAAAGAATGGCGCATGAAATGGCATTTAGCCTTAGGTGGCAAACAAGCGCATTACAGATTTCACGACCATGACAAACTCGCGCATTATGCTAATGCAGCCGTTGATATTGAATATGAATATCCCTTTGGGTTTAGAGAATTAGAAGGAATTCACTCTCGCACAGACTTTGACCTGTCAAAACATCAGGAATATTCAGGTAAGAAAATAAAATACCACGATTCGGAATTGAATGAAAGCTACACCCCTTATGTAGTAGAAACTTCAGTAGGGTTAGACAGACTCTTCTTAATGACTATTTGTGAAAATTACAAAGAAGAAGCATTAGAAAACGGTGAATCCCGCATTGTATTAAATCTTCCCCCTGCTCTTGCACCTATCAAAGCAGCAATCATGCCTTTGGTAAACAAAGACGGTCTGCCCGAACTAGCAGAAAAAATATACAAGCAATTGCATTTAGACTTTGCGTGTTTTATTGAAGAAAAGGATTCTATTGGCAAACGCTATCGCAGACAAGACGCCATTGGCACTCCATTTTGTATCACCATTGACCATGATTCTCTTCAAGACAATGCGGTAACAATACGCGAACGCAGCACGATGAACCAAAGAAGGGTTGCAATTGACAGCCTGCATCAAATTATCGAAGCAGAAGTCAATATGAAAAACTTGCTATGCAAAGTTTAA
- a CDS encoding CAP domain-containing protein, giving the protein MRAIFIILFLCFTSLNAFSQNSISRTADLPVVLKKIEKDKVQKLERMIALEFHKLLNQYRKANKLDTLAWSDILWLTARNHNFYMIAKNDLTHDEEAGEQFFTGVDPGARLKYTQGNKGGLSWSGENCLYRTAQLPSDLTNDAKLLEYAKDLARKGLEQWQSSPPHNRNMLGTDHKMHGAAFNFDESLLFATDLFGYGTFVPTETQTTPKVEGNAQHVKPTKQEIIPQEDKEIVQPFSPSGATKEVKRGIVEKLQKEAAKAKEVQAFSKAAQHHLNYLYKNEELTSGEDKRKQAYYAATPGKRVAKATYGSWAFLKPKFRYVREGVALVEIEESEYDAEQVVNDLWKQLIIHIEGDLSDYAFYGISVKVKRTKQGVKIYAVLVLNP; this is encoded by the coding sequence ATGAGAGCCATCTTCATCATTCTGTTTCTCTGTTTTACATCTCTTAATGCTTTTTCTCAGAATTCAATTTCAAGAACTGCTGACCTTCCCGTTGTTTTAAAAAAGATAGAGAAAGATAAGGTGCAAAAGTTGGAGAGGATGATTGCATTAGAATTTCACAAATTATTAAATCAATACAGAAAGGCTAATAAGTTGGATACCCTTGCATGGAGCGATATATTATGGTTGACCGCACGGAATCACAATTTTTATATGATTGCAAAGAATGATTTGACACATGATGAAGAAGCGGGTGAGCAATTTTTTACCGGTGTTGATCCGGGCGCAAGGCTGAAATACACTCAAGGAAATAAAGGTGGACTTTCGTGGTCAGGAGAGAACTGTTTGTACCGCACTGCTCAATTACCTTCAGACTTGACGAATGATGCCAAGTTGTTGGAATATGCAAAAGACTTGGCACGCAAAGGACTTGAACAGTGGCAAAGTTCTCCTCCACATAATAGAAATATGTTAGGAACGGATCATAAGATGCATGGCGCTGCCTTTAATTTTGATGAATCTTTATTGTTTGCCACGGATTTGTTTGGATATGGCACTTTTGTACCAACCGAAACACAGACTACCCCGAAAGTAGAAGGTAATGCACAGCATGTTAAACCAACTAAACAAGAAATTATACCTCAAGAAGATAAGGAAATAGTACAACCATTTAGCCCTTCCGGTGCAACCAAAGAAGTCAAAAGAGGGATTGTGGAAAAACTCCAAAAGGAAGCTGCCAAGGCTAAGGAAGTACAGGCTTTTAGTAAAGCTGCTCAGCATCATCTGAACTATTTATACAAGAATGAAGAACTTACAAGTGGGGAAGATAAACGGAAACAGGCATATTATGCAGCGACTCCGGGTAAAAGAGTTGCTAAAGCCACGTATGGAAGTTGGGCTTTTTTGAAACCTAAATTTCGTTATGTTCGAGAAGGGGTTGCCTTGGTTGAAATTGAAGAATCCGAATATGATGCTGAACAAGTTGTCAATGATTTGTGGAAGCAATTGATAATTCATATCGAAGGAGATTTGTCCGATTATGCTTTTTATGGTATTTCAGTGAAAGTAAAGCGAACTAAACAAGGAGTTAAAATCTATGCAGTTTTGGTTCTAAACCCTTAG
- a CDS encoding rhomboid family intramembrane serine protease, translating to MGLLYLFRNMPPAVKNIFLINLIFFLGSWVSQDVFHYNLTYALGMKYFGSILFKPFQIFTHMFMHGSFSHILFNMFGLLMFGSMIERFIGTKRFLLLYLLSGLGSAFLEQSYWAYQVSECAGMVIPDKMLQETVLSGIVAPSVCQNLIQWLATPMVGASGAIYGLLVAYGMFFPNSELMFIFIPYPIKAKYMIPGIILLDLFLGLSSFNWDNVAHFAHLGGALTGFILIKIWNQNRTRLF from the coding sequence ATGGGATTGCTTTATTTATTTAGAAACATGCCTCCAGCGGTTAAGAATATTTTCTTAATCAACCTTATATTTTTTCTTGGTTCTTGGGTATCTCAAGATGTATTTCATTACAACCTAACCTATGCATTAGGAATGAAGTACTTTGGGTCTATCCTCTTCAAGCCTTTTCAGATCTTCACCCACATGTTTATGCACGGTTCATTCTCGCATATACTCTTTAACATGTTCGGGCTGTTGATGTTTGGGTCAATGATTGAGCGATTTATTGGTACCAAAAGATTTTTATTGTTGTACCTCTTGTCTGGCTTAGGTTCTGCATTTTTAGAGCAATCTTATTGGGCATACCAAGTAAGCGAATGTGCCGGCATGGTAATACCGGACAAAATGCTTCAAGAAACTGTTTTATCCGGAATTGTTGCTCCTTCAGTATGTCAAAACTTAATTCAGTGGCTTGCAACACCAATGGTTGGGGCAAGCGGTGCCATTTATGGTCTTTTGGTTGCTTATGGCATGTTTTTCCCTAATTCAGAACTCATGTTTATTTTTATCCCCTATCCTATTAAAGCGAAATACATGATTCCGGGTATCATTCTTTTAGATTTGTTTTTAGGATTGAGTAGTTTTAATTGGGATAATGTGGCTCACTTTGCCCACTTAGGAGGCGCATTAACCGGTTTTATTTTGATTAAGATTTGGAACCAAAACCGCACAAGGTTATTTTAA
- a CDS encoding DUF4139 domain-containing protein, with protein sequence MKNQMMPVVNYLKASVLLMLLLSCSLGVTFGQEKRVESDVKSVKVYFKGAEVFRVAKTMLPKGSTLLIFENVADEIDASSIQFAASKGVDVLSVSHQVDGAKSLTENGAIKRMKDSIDLLNDFVKAIEIQNSVMTNEESILKLNYNTGGTQNGVNSVELQKILEINRKRLTEIQTAKYDNAKKITEAKKRIDQLNVNIDKERAGLPTGRGEIRVLVNSAMPLAANFEFKYFTNVAGWVPTYDIKTEGPLSNVKLIYKAEVAQNTGEIWDNVKLTLSSANPKIGIDLPILNNEYIGFEPKPRKVSSVYSSDRRLYMKNSITAGAPTMAFEMQDMGGGMNKPVQGTLDATFNANEVVFEFEIPMPYSIPNDGQGKIVSLKEYEMKMRYEYFAIPKVDASVYLTGLTNDWKQLNILPGFANMFYGDNFTGKTFLNPTAKDDSLRFSFGRDKRILIERKLLNDFSKHNFFGTSKKQTYTYEFTLNNTQNVDVAIRFIDQIPISKEEQIQVETEDLSGGNINPNSGFVEWKLTLKANENRKLKFVYNIVAPKSREVFRN encoded by the coding sequence ATGAAAAATCAAATGATGCCGGTTGTAAACTACTTAAAAGCTAGTGTGCTTTTAATGCTTTTGTTGTCTTGTTCTTTAGGGGTAACCTTTGGTCAGGAAAAAAGAGTGGAGTCCGATGTGAAATCTGTCAAGGTGTATTTTAAAGGTGCAGAAGTATTTAGGGTTGCAAAAACCATGCTCCCCAAGGGTTCTACATTGCTTATCTTTGAAAATGTTGCCGATGAAATAGACGCTTCGAGTATCCAATTTGCTGCTTCCAAAGGCGTTGATGTATTATCTGTTTCGCATCAGGTTGATGGAGCAAAATCTTTGACCGAGAATGGTGCCATTAAAAGAATGAAAGATTCAATTGATTTGTTAAATGATTTTGTGAAAGCAATCGAGATACAAAACAGCGTGATGACCAATGAAGAGAGTATTCTCAAATTAAATTATAACACAGGAGGCACTCAGAATGGTGTGAATAGTGTTGAACTCCAAAAGATTTTAGAGATAAATCGTAAGAGATTGACAGAAATTCAAACTGCAAAGTATGATAATGCAAAGAAAATAACAGAAGCAAAGAAACGTATTGACCAGCTTAATGTCAATATTGACAAAGAGAGAGCAGGCTTGCCAACAGGAAGAGGTGAAATTCGTGTTTTAGTGAATTCTGCTATGCCCTTAGCTGCAAATTTCGAATTCAAATATTTTACAAATGTTGCCGGTTGGGTTCCAACTTATGATATCAAAACCGAAGGTCCGTTATCAAATGTGAAGTTGATTTATAAAGCTGAAGTGGCTCAAAACACCGGAGAAATTTGGGATAATGTTAAGCTGACGCTGAGTTCTGCAAACCCGAAGATAGGAATTGATTTGCCAATTTTGAATAATGAATATATTGGATTTGAACCTAAGCCAAGAAAAGTGAGTAGTGTTTATTCTTCTGACAGGAGACTCTATATGAAAAATAGTATTACAGCCGGAGCCCCAACAATGGCTTTTGAAATGCAAGATATGGGCGGAGGGATGAATAAACCTGTGCAAGGCACTTTAGACGCTACTTTTAATGCAAATGAGGTTGTTTTTGAGTTTGAAATCCCTATGCCTTATTCAATTCCCAATGATGGACAAGGTAAAATTGTGAGTTTAAAAGAGTATGAAATGAAAATGAGATATGAATATTTTGCCATCCCTAAAGTGGATGCATCTGTTTATCTTACAGGTTTGACAAACGATTGGAAACAATTGAATATATTGCCCGGATTTGCCAATATGTTCTATGGCGATAATTTCACGGGTAAAACTTTTCTCAACCCTACTGCAAAGGATGATTCGCTTAGATTTTCATTTGGAAGAGATAAAAGAATCTTAATTGAACGTAAATTGCTCAATGATTTTAGCAAGCACAATTTCTTTGGAACAAGCAAAAAACAAACTTATACTTATGAGTTTACTCTAAATAACACTCAAAACGTTGATGTTGCAATTAGATTTATTGACCAAATTCCAATCTCTAAAGAAGAACAAATTCAAGTTGAAACCGAAGATCTTTCTGGAGGAAATATAAACCCCAATTCCGGATTTGTTGAATGGAAACTCACGCTGAAAGCAAATGAAAATAGGAAGCTGAAGTTTGTTTACAATATTGTTGCACCTAAATCAAGAGAAGTGTTTAGAAACTAA